Sequence from the Saccharomonospora amisosensis genome:
TGCTGAGGTCCGAGAAGTTCAGAACTACGTTCGCGCAGCACATCGCGGTCTTGAGTTAATCAAGACGTACCCCATCATTCTCAAGGTCGTTTCTGAATTGCAGTCAATCCTTGTTCGCAAAACCCGCGGTGATGCTTACGACGCGGGACGTCTTCGAGAGAGAATTGTCTGTATTGGCGACAAGGGGAGAGGGATCGAGCAGTCTAGATTCGTTCCACCGCCGAATGGTGATATCTTAGTGCAAGGTGTGAGCGACTGGGAAAAGTGGATAAATAGTGATCAAGAAATGCCAGTGCTCGTAAAGGTTGCACTTGGTCATTACCAGTTTGAGACGCTACACCCTTTTAGTGATGGAAATGGTCGTATAGGTCGTCTGGTGATCACGCTACAGCTTATAGAGGAAGGGGTACTAGAGTATCCAGTGTTGAATCTATCCCCCTGGCTTGAACCGCGTCGAGAGGATTACATCGACCATTTGCTTGACGTAAGCCGGACTGGCGACTTTGATCCATGGGTCAGGTTTTTTGCTGAGGCTGTCAAAGCTCGTGCGATGGCGGCGACTGACACGATCAACCGACTTCTCGGGTTCTCATACGAAGTAAGTGAGGCTATGAAGGATGCGGGTGCCCGAGGTGCAGTTCATGATCTCACGATCAATTTGATCGGCTATCCACTTATGACCATTCCGGCGGTTGCCGCAGATCTGGGAGTTACTTACCCGACGGCAAGGAGCGCGATATCGAAGTTGGAAGAGGCGGGTTTTCTTCGGGAGATCACAGGAAAAAACTACGG
This genomic interval carries:
- a CDS encoding Fic family protein produces the protein MQVEDFRNSPIGRLERIAGTDMRLRQPYSHFAFVPAPLPSSVHLSAATYKLLSEADRALGVLHASVNQLPNPHLLVRPSLTREAVSTSALEGTYAPYAEVLEAQYEDGKEPTAEVREVQNYVRAAHRGLELIKTYPIILKVVSELQSILVRKTRGDAYDAGRLRERIVCIGDKGRGIEQSRFVPPPNGDILVQGVSDWEKWINSDQEMPVLVKVALGHYQFETLHPFSDGNGRIGRLVITLQLIEEGVLEYPVLNLSPWLEPRREDYIDHLLDVSRTGDFDPWVRFFAEAVKARAMAATDTINRLLGFSYEVSEAMKDAGARGAVHDLTINLIGYPLMTIPAVAADLGVTYPTARSAISKLEEAGFLREITGKNYGRVYICDRVYDELAKS